From Drosophila suzukii chromosome 2R, CBGP_Dsuzu_IsoJpt1.0, whole genome shotgun sequence, a single genomic window includes:
- the Flo1 gene encoding flotillin-1 isoform X1, translated as MTWGFVTCGPNEALVVSGCCYMKPLLVPGGRAFVWPTIQQVQRISLNTMTLQVESPCVYTSQGVPISVTGIAQVKVQGQNEDMLLTACEQFLGKSESEINHIALVTLEGHQRAIMGSMTVEEIYKDRKKFSKQVFEVASSDLANMGITVVSYTIKDLRDEEGDSKGYLRSLGMARTAEVKRDARIGEAEARAEAHIKEAIAEEQRMAARFLNDTDIAKAQRDFELKKAAYDVEVQTKKAEAEMAYELQAAKTKQRIKEEQMQVKVIERTQEIAVQEQEIMRRERELEATIRRPAEAEKFRMEKLAEANKQRVVMEAEAEAESIRIRGEAEAFAIAAKAKAEAEQMAMKAEAYREYREAAMVEMLLDTLPKVAAEVAAPLSQAKKITMVSSGNGDIGAAKLTGEVLAIVNKVPELVKNITGVDIARSVHAG; from the exons ATGACCTGGGGATTCGTCACCTGTGGCCCCAACGAGGCGCTAGTTGTCTCTG GATGTTGCTACATGAAGCCGCTTTTGGTGCCGGGAGGTCGGGCCTTCGTATGGCCCACTATCCAGCAGGTTCAACG AATTTCATTGAACACGATGACCCTCCAGGTGGAGAGTCCTTGCGTGTACACCAGCCAAGGAGTTCCAATCTCCGTGACGGGAATCGCCCAGGTGAAGGTCCAGGGTCAGAACGAGGACATGCTGCTCACTGCCTGTGAGCAGTTCTTGGGCAAATCTGAGTCGGAGATCAACCACATTGCATTGGTCACCCTGGAGGGACATCAGCGGGCCATCATGGGTTCGATGACCGTGGAGGAGATCTATAAGGACCGCAAGAAGTTCAGCAAGCAGGTGTTCGAGGTGGCTTCCAGCGATCTGGCCAACATGGGTATAACCGTGGTCTCCTACACCATCAAGGATTTGCGCGATGAGGAG GGAGACTCAAAG GGCTATCTAAGGTCATTGGGAATGGCTCGAACGGCAGAGGTGAAGCGAGATGCCCGGATCGGCGAAGCGGAGGCCCGGGCTGAGGCCCATATAAAGGAGGCCATTGCTGAGGAACAGCGCATGGCTGCCAGGTTCCTCAATGACACCGACATTGCCAAGGCTCAGCGCGACTTTGAGTTGAAGAAAGCCGCCTACGATGTGGAAGTACAGACCAAAAAGGCAGAGGCCGAGATGGCCTACGAGCTGCAGGCGGCCAAGACCAAGCAGCGCATCAAGGAGGAGCAGATGCAGGTCAAGGTGATCGAGCGCACCCAAGAGATCGCCGTGCAGGAGCAGGAGATCATGCGTCGTGAGCGGGAGCTTGAGGCCACCATTCGCCGTCCAGCTGAGGCGGAGAAGTTCCGCATGGAGAAGCTGGCCGAGGCCAACAAGCAGCGCGTAGTCATGGAAGCCGAGGCAGAGGCTGAATCG ATCAGGATCCGCGGAGAGGCCGAGGCCTTTGCCATTGCCGCCAAGGCCAAGGCGGAGGCTGAGCAGATGGCCATGAAAGCAGAGGCCTATCGCGAGTACCGCGAGGCTGCCATGGTGGAAATGCTCCTGGACACACTGCCGAAG GTGGCCGCCGAGGTGGCTGCTCCACTGTCGCAGGCCAAGAAGATCACGATGGTGTCCAGCGGTAATGGCGATATCGGTGCCGCCAAGCTGACCGGCGAGGTGCTGGCCATCGTCAACAAAGTGCCAGAACTGGTTAAGAACATAACCGGCGTGGACATTGCTCGG TCTGTGCATGCTGGCTAA
- the Flo1 gene encoding flotillin-1 isoform X2 gives MTWGFVTCGPNEALVVSGCCYMKPLLVPGGRAFVWPTIQQVQRISLNTMTLQVESPCVYTSQGVPISVTGIAQVKVQGQNEDMLLTACEQFLGKSESEINHIALVTLEGHQRAIMGSMTVEEIYKDRKKFSKQVFEVASSDLANMGITVVSYTIKDLRDEEGYLRSLGMARTAEVKRDARIGEAEARAEAHIKEAIAEEQRMAARFLNDTDIAKAQRDFELKKAAYDVEVQTKKAEAEMAYELQAAKTKQRIKEEQMQVKVIERTQEIAVQEQEIMRRERELEATIRRPAEAEKFRMEKLAEANKQRVVMEAEAEAESIRIRGEAEAFAIAAKAKAEAEQMAMKAEAYREYREAAMVEMLLDTLPKVAAEVAAPLSQAKKITMVSSGNGDIGAAKLTGEVLAIVNKVPELVKNITGVDIARSVHAG, from the exons ATGACCTGGGGATTCGTCACCTGTGGCCCCAACGAGGCGCTAGTTGTCTCTG GATGTTGCTACATGAAGCCGCTTTTGGTGCCGGGAGGTCGGGCCTTCGTATGGCCCACTATCCAGCAGGTTCAACG AATTTCATTGAACACGATGACCCTCCAGGTGGAGAGTCCTTGCGTGTACACCAGCCAAGGAGTTCCAATCTCCGTGACGGGAATCGCCCAGGTGAAGGTCCAGGGTCAGAACGAGGACATGCTGCTCACTGCCTGTGAGCAGTTCTTGGGCAAATCTGAGTCGGAGATCAACCACATTGCATTGGTCACCCTGGAGGGACATCAGCGGGCCATCATGGGTTCGATGACCGTGGAGGAGATCTATAAGGACCGCAAGAAGTTCAGCAAGCAGGTGTTCGAGGTGGCTTCCAGCGATCTGGCCAACATGGGTATAACCGTGGTCTCCTACACCATCAAGGATTTGCGCGATGAGGAG GGCTATCTAAGGTCATTGGGAATGGCTCGAACGGCAGAGGTGAAGCGAGATGCCCGGATCGGCGAAGCGGAGGCCCGGGCTGAGGCCCATATAAAGGAGGCCATTGCTGAGGAACAGCGCATGGCTGCCAGGTTCCTCAATGACACCGACATTGCCAAGGCTCAGCGCGACTTTGAGTTGAAGAAAGCCGCCTACGATGTGGAAGTACAGACCAAAAAGGCAGAGGCCGAGATGGCCTACGAGCTGCAGGCGGCCAAGACCAAGCAGCGCATCAAGGAGGAGCAGATGCAGGTCAAGGTGATCGAGCGCACCCAAGAGATCGCCGTGCAGGAGCAGGAGATCATGCGTCGTGAGCGGGAGCTTGAGGCCACCATTCGCCGTCCAGCTGAGGCGGAGAAGTTCCGCATGGAGAAGCTGGCCGAGGCCAACAAGCAGCGCGTAGTCATGGAAGCCGAGGCAGAGGCTGAATCG ATCAGGATCCGCGGAGAGGCCGAGGCCTTTGCCATTGCCGCCAAGGCCAAGGCGGAGGCTGAGCAGATGGCCATGAAAGCAGAGGCCTATCGCGAGTACCGCGAGGCTGCCATGGTGGAAATGCTCCTGGACACACTGCCGAAG GTGGCCGCCGAGGTGGCTGCTCCACTGTCGCAGGCCAAGAAGATCACGATGGTGTCCAGCGGTAATGGCGATATCGGTGCCGCCAAGCTGACCGGCGAGGTGCTGGCCATCGTCAACAAAGTGCCAGAACTGGTTAAGAACATAACCGGCGTGGACATTGCTCGG TCTGTGCATGCTGGCTAA